A window of Silurus meridionalis isolate SWU-2019-XX chromosome 4, ASM1480568v1, whole genome shotgun sequence contains these coding sequences:
- the zgc:114120 gene encoding SRC kinase signaling inhibitor 1 isoform X3 encodes MIRGDHGEYQRQYHTLGNSARRFSNPDVEAMAKLHAGDTERQRGKYPPQHAATLVSANCSRQQQPHYWSFKARTPRASGGGHHSLADQGGGRSFYASAENLETMGDADLALGFSRSNRLRQSLPLARSPSQNKFRPPGVLFLQFGDETRRVHLSHELSSMETLHALIVHVFPQQLNMSALRSPATAILIKDEARNVFYELDDPRRIHDRCVLKIYCRDTPYNTQHHHAHHGHVANGDMRRELVYTSRDSSPTRRLNALPSSSSPSASPSRPHSRLSYASVRPSSYAGPTPSPQAQPYQHQHQNPNHPAFCPSPSAILERRDVRPDEEVPASPSKSVVLLKNEMAYADPYALVHGVASPQSIAFRRGSLRSLSPYSAAALHCEFDPALYRPGGPLYTEPYGSMGFRTLPPASPQKLEPYRGHSGRGSPGRQGFRKDGTVYVEGHKARVGGPLLDQMCVMGGAGGEGVALAGYETDTRSRERMEAMEKQIASLTGLVQSVLTRAPDSPDKAETGSDCSAPETARSRKGKEKATTPSAPLALMPPPPTGTSQPITMSRLQMQLRLSDLQRSTTELRKQLSQLRKIQMQNQDSVHTLLRQAEADLGLCLIEASRTQEDPLQRQRLLVEEERLRYLNEEELIIQQLHDLERSVEEMKMGAGLNHRLVTEQEVEQKSQELRRLGETLTKLKNQFPTLQSKMRVVLRVEVEAVKFLKEEPLRLDALLKRCRNVTDTLAMLRRQVSEGLWKTPEDFDSSLDVDFTKSCDLDILTSPSLTSLPDFTGTLTGTTILSGSLTTNSASLGSGASLSCALGTSLGSCLSGAAGLAGTTTLGNWLASTGVVDSSLPEQDVTSAGTPKSRGIEDLPSRRETDKGVSVEVRLAAERDWEEKRASLTQFSAQDINRLLEETQAELMKAIPDLDFAAKQITKPAVPPKPHLSSLPKPASPSSTPSCTPEHQPGKPPPKPAGKEGIQRRESDRTTVGELTVPRYRTEKPSKSPPPPPPRRSFPSSHRLTTNSSGEVVIVNKSINKPEKNENCESDAQVQSQTPPVKLRRPSTSDGPRPSSTPPVIAASGMREDENEEEKIIAELENAGTPPGSAKTPASSSSSRLKQLQQGGLEQKNRKQREQQGQQQK; translated from the exons ATGATTCGAGGAGATCACGGCGAATACCAGCGTCAGTACCACACCCTGGGCAACTCGGCTCGCCGCTTCTCCAACCCAGACGTGGAGGCCATGGCCAAGCTTCATGCAGGGGACACTGAGAGACAGCGGGGCAAATATCCACCTCAACACGCTGCCACGCTCGTTAGTGCCAACTGCTCACGCCAGCAG CAACCACATTACTGGAGCTTTAAG GCGAGGACTCCACGTGCCAGCGGTGGAGGTCATCACTCGCTTGCCGATCAGGGTGGAGGACGCTCGTTCTACGCCTCAGCGGAGAACCTCGAGACCATGGGCGACGCTGACCTCGCCCTTGGCTTTAGCCGCTCCAACCGGCTCAGACAGAGCTTGCCACTAGCTCGCTCTCCCAGCCAGAACAAGTTTCGCCCACCAG GCGTTTTGTTCCTGCAGTTTGGTGATGAGACACGGCGGGTTCACCTCAGCCACGAGCTGAGCAGCATGGAGACTCTGCACGCGCTGATCGTTCACGTGTTCCCTCAGCAGCTGAACATGAGTGCGCTCCGATCGCCTGCCACCGCCATCCTCATCAAAGACGAGGCACGCAACGTCTTCTATGAGCTGGACGACCCTCGCCGCATCCATGACCGCTGCGTCCTCAAGATCTACTGCCGAGACACACCCTACAACACTCAGCACCACCATGCACACCACGGCCACGTTGCCAATGGAGACATGCGG AGGGAGCTGGTATACACGTCACGCGACTCTTCTCCCACTCGCCGTTTGAATGCGCTCCCTTCGTCCTCCTCTCCATCAGCCTCCCCGTCTCGTCCACACTCCCGCCTGTCCTATGCGTCTGTCCGACCTTCCTCATATGCTGGTCCAACCCCGTCCCCTCAAGCTCAACCATACCAGCACCAGCACCAGAACCCCAACCACCCCGCCTTCTGCCCCTCCCCAAGTGCCATCCTGGAGCGGCGTGATGTCCGACCAGATGAAGAGGTGCCAGCATCACCATCCAAGAGTGTGGTGCTTCTGAAAAATGAGATGGCATATGCTGATCCGTATGCACTTGTCCATGGAGTGGCTTCACCCCAGTCAATCGCTTTCCGACGTGGTTCACTGCGTTCCCTGAGCCCGTATTCGGCTGCTGCGTTGCACTGCGAATTTGACCCTGCCCTCTACAGGCCCGGAGGACCGCTCTACACCGAGCCTTATGGCTCCATGGGCTTCCGAACTTTGCCACCTGCATCACCGCAGAAACTCGAGCCGTACAGGGGACACTCGGGACGAGGATCTCCCGGAAGGCAGGGCTTCCGGAAAGATGGGACGGTGTATGTTGAGGGCCATAAAGCTCGAGTCGGGGGCCCTCTCCTGGACCAGATGTGTGTTATGGGTGGAGCAGGAGGAGAGGGCGTGGCACTGGCAGGTTATGAAACTGACACAAG ATCCAGGGAGCGAATGGAGGCCATGGAGAAACAGATTGCCAGTTTGACTGGTCTGGTCCAGAGTGTCCTTACCCGGGCACCAGACAGTCC TGACAAggcagaaacaggaagtgactgcTCAGCACCTGAGA ctGCCAGGTCTAGAAAAGGTAAAGAAAAag CCACGACTCCCTCGGCTCCCCTGGCCCTAATGCCCCCGCCGCCCACCGGGACATCTCAGCCGATTACAATGTCTCGCTTACAAATGCAGCTGCGTCTCAGCGACTTGCAACGGAGTACGACGGAGCTACGCAAGCAGCTGTCACAGTTACGCAAAATACAG ATGCAGAATCAAGACTCGGTGCATACTCTGCTGCGGCAAGCTGAGGCCGATTTGGGTCTTTGCCTTATCGAAGCGTCTCGGACGCAGGAGGATCCTCTACAACGCCAGCGCCTCCTTGTGGAGGAAGAGAGACTGCGCTATCTCAACGAAGAGGAACTGATTATACAGCAGCTACA tgaTTTGGAACGTTCAGTGGAGGAAATGAAGATGGGAGCAGGGCTAAACCATCGATTGGTGACAGAACAGGAAGTGGAACAGAAAAGCCAAGAGCTCCGGAGGCTTGGAGAGACGCTGACCAAGCTTAAGA ATCAATTTCCGACGCTGCAAAGTAAAATGCGAGTGGTGCTGCGAGTGGAGGTCGAGGCAGTGAAATTTTTGAAGGAGGAACCACTGAGGCTGGATGCTTTACTGAAACGATGCAGAAACGTCACAGATACACTTGCAATGCTTAGGAG GCAGGTATCCGAGGGCCTATGGAAGACGCCGGAAGACTTTGACAGCTCCTTAGATGTTGACTTTACAAAGAGCTGTGATTTGGACATCCTAACAAGTCCGTCTCTGACCAGTCTACCCGACTTCACAGGCACTTTAACGGGGACTACAATTCTGTCAGGTTCCCTGACAACCAACTCTGCCAGCTTAG GCTCCGGTGCCAGCCTGTCTTGTGCTCTCGGCACCAGTCTGGGCTCATGTCTGAGTGGTGCGGCTGGTTTAGCAGGCACTACCACTCTTGGAAACTGGTTGGCAAGCACCGGAGTTGTAGACAGCAGCCTGCCTGAACAGGATGTCACCTCAGCAGGGACACCAAAGAGCCGGGGAATCGAGGATCTGCCTTCACGGAGAGAAACTGACAAAGGAGTGTCCGTGGAAGTTCGTCTG GCAGCGGAGCGCGACTGGGAAGAAAAGCGGGCAAGTTTAACCCAGTTTAGTGCCCAGGACATAAATCGTCTTTTGGAGGAGACGCAAGCCGAACTGATGAAGGCCATCCCCGATCTGGATTTTGCTGCCAAGCAGATCACCAAACCGGCGGTGCCTCCGAAACCGCACCTCTCCTCTTTACCCAAACCTGCTTCACCGTCCTCCACACCAAGCTGTACGCCTGAACACCAGCCGGGAAAGCCGCCACCCAAACCAGCCGGGAAGGAAGGCATTCAACGGAGAGAATCAG ACCGAACGACCGTAGGGGAGCTGACCGTTCCGCGGTATCGCACGGAGAAGCCGTCCAAGTCTCcgccacctccaccaccacgcCGCAGTTTTCCATCGAGCCACAGGCTCACGACCAACAGCAGTGGCGAGGTCGTCATCGTTAACAAAAGCATCAAT AAACCTGAAAAGAACGAAAACTGTGAGTCCGATGCTCAAGTCCAATCTCAGACTCCACCCGTTAAACTCAGACGCCCTTCGACCTCCGACGGCCCGCGACCCTCTTCCACGCCACCGGTTATCGCTGCTTCTGGGATGAGGGAAGATGAGAACGAGGAGGAGAAGATCATAGCAGAgcttgag AACGCGGGAACTCCTCCAGGGTCGGCGAAAACGCCAGCGTCCTCGTCCTCATCTCGCCTGAAGCAGCTACAGCAGGGTGGTCTGGAGCAGAAGAACAGGAAGCAGCGTGAGCAGCAGGGCCAGCAGCAG AAATGA
- the zgc:114120 gene encoding SRC kinase signaling inhibitor 1 isoform X5: protein MIRGDHGEYQRQYHTLGNSARRFSNPDVEAMAKLHAGDTERQRGKYPPQHAATLVSANCSRQQQPHYWSFKARTPRASGGGHHSLADQGGGRSFYASAENLETMGDADLALGFSRSNRLRQSLPLARSPSQNKFRPPGVLFLQFGDETRRVHLSHELSSMETLHALIVHVFPQQLNMSALRSPATAILIKDEARNVFYELDDPRRIHDRCVLKIYCRDTPYNTQHHHAHHGHVANGDMRRELVYTSRDSSPTRRLNALPSSSSPSASPSRPHSRLSYASVRPSSYAGPTPSPQAQPYQHQHQNPNHPAFCPSPSAILERRDVRPDEEVPASPSKSVVLLKNEMAYADPYALVHGVASPQSIAFRRGSLRSLSPYSAAALHCEFDPALYRPGGPLYTEPYGSMGFRTLPPASPQKLEPYRGHSGRGSPGRQGFRKDGTVYVEGHKARVGGPLLDQMCVMGGAGGEGVALAGYETDTRSRERMEAMEKQIASLTGLVQSVLTRAPDSPDKAETGSDCSAPETARSRKGKEKATTPSAPLALMPPPPTGTSQPITMSRLQMQLRLSDLQRSTTELRKQLSQLRKIQMQNQDSVHTLLRQAEADLGLCLIEASRTQEDPLQRQRLLVEEERLRYLNEEELIIQQLHDLERSVEEMKMGAGLNHRLVTEQEVEQKSQELRRLGETLTKLKNQFPTLQSKMRVVLRVEVEAVKFLKEEPLRLDALLKRCRNVTDTLAMLRRQVSEGLWKTPEDFDSSLDVDFTKSCDLDILTSPSLTSLPDFTGTLTGTTILSGSLTTNSASLGSGASLSCALGTSLGSCLSGAAGLAGTTTLGNWLASTGVVDSSLPEQDVTSAGTPKSRGIEDLPSRRETDKGVSVEVRLAAERDWEEKRASLTQFSAQDINRLLEETQAELMKAIPDLDFAAKQITKPAVPPKPHLSSLPKPASPSSTPSCTPEHQPGKPPPKPAGKEGIQRRESGELTVPRYRTEKPSKSPPPPPPRRSFPSSHRLTTNSSGEVVIVNKSINKPEKNENCESDAQVQSQTPPVKLRRPSTSDGPRPSSTPPVIAASGMREDENEEEKIIAELENAGTPPGSAKTPASSSSSRLKQLQQGGLEQKNRKQREQQGQQQVFHF, encoded by the exons ATGATTCGAGGAGATCACGGCGAATACCAGCGTCAGTACCACACCCTGGGCAACTCGGCTCGCCGCTTCTCCAACCCAGACGTGGAGGCCATGGCCAAGCTTCATGCAGGGGACACTGAGAGACAGCGGGGCAAATATCCACCTCAACACGCTGCCACGCTCGTTAGTGCCAACTGCTCACGCCAGCAG CAACCACATTACTGGAGCTTTAAG GCGAGGACTCCACGTGCCAGCGGTGGAGGTCATCACTCGCTTGCCGATCAGGGTGGAGGACGCTCGTTCTACGCCTCAGCGGAGAACCTCGAGACCATGGGCGACGCTGACCTCGCCCTTGGCTTTAGCCGCTCCAACCGGCTCAGACAGAGCTTGCCACTAGCTCGCTCTCCCAGCCAGAACAAGTTTCGCCCACCAG GCGTTTTGTTCCTGCAGTTTGGTGATGAGACACGGCGGGTTCACCTCAGCCACGAGCTGAGCAGCATGGAGACTCTGCACGCGCTGATCGTTCACGTGTTCCCTCAGCAGCTGAACATGAGTGCGCTCCGATCGCCTGCCACCGCCATCCTCATCAAAGACGAGGCACGCAACGTCTTCTATGAGCTGGACGACCCTCGCCGCATCCATGACCGCTGCGTCCTCAAGATCTACTGCCGAGACACACCCTACAACACTCAGCACCACCATGCACACCACGGCCACGTTGCCAATGGAGACATGCGG AGGGAGCTGGTATACACGTCACGCGACTCTTCTCCCACTCGCCGTTTGAATGCGCTCCCTTCGTCCTCCTCTCCATCAGCCTCCCCGTCTCGTCCACACTCCCGCCTGTCCTATGCGTCTGTCCGACCTTCCTCATATGCTGGTCCAACCCCGTCCCCTCAAGCTCAACCATACCAGCACCAGCACCAGAACCCCAACCACCCCGCCTTCTGCCCCTCCCCAAGTGCCATCCTGGAGCGGCGTGATGTCCGACCAGATGAAGAGGTGCCAGCATCACCATCCAAGAGTGTGGTGCTTCTGAAAAATGAGATGGCATATGCTGATCCGTATGCACTTGTCCATGGAGTGGCTTCACCCCAGTCAATCGCTTTCCGACGTGGTTCACTGCGTTCCCTGAGCCCGTATTCGGCTGCTGCGTTGCACTGCGAATTTGACCCTGCCCTCTACAGGCCCGGAGGACCGCTCTACACCGAGCCTTATGGCTCCATGGGCTTCCGAACTTTGCCACCTGCATCACCGCAGAAACTCGAGCCGTACAGGGGACACTCGGGACGAGGATCTCCCGGAAGGCAGGGCTTCCGGAAAGATGGGACGGTGTATGTTGAGGGCCATAAAGCTCGAGTCGGGGGCCCTCTCCTGGACCAGATGTGTGTTATGGGTGGAGCAGGAGGAGAGGGCGTGGCACTGGCAGGTTATGAAACTGACACAAG ATCCAGGGAGCGAATGGAGGCCATGGAGAAACAGATTGCCAGTTTGACTGGTCTGGTCCAGAGTGTCCTTACCCGGGCACCAGACAGTCC TGACAAggcagaaacaggaagtgactgcTCAGCACCTGAGA ctGCCAGGTCTAGAAAAGGTAAAGAAAAag CCACGACTCCCTCGGCTCCCCTGGCCCTAATGCCCCCGCCGCCCACCGGGACATCTCAGCCGATTACAATGTCTCGCTTACAAATGCAGCTGCGTCTCAGCGACTTGCAACGGAGTACGACGGAGCTACGCAAGCAGCTGTCACAGTTACGCAAAATACAG ATGCAGAATCAAGACTCGGTGCATACTCTGCTGCGGCAAGCTGAGGCCGATTTGGGTCTTTGCCTTATCGAAGCGTCTCGGACGCAGGAGGATCCTCTACAACGCCAGCGCCTCCTTGTGGAGGAAGAGAGACTGCGCTATCTCAACGAAGAGGAACTGATTATACAGCAGCTACA tgaTTTGGAACGTTCAGTGGAGGAAATGAAGATGGGAGCAGGGCTAAACCATCGATTGGTGACAGAACAGGAAGTGGAACAGAAAAGCCAAGAGCTCCGGAGGCTTGGAGAGACGCTGACCAAGCTTAAGA ATCAATTTCCGACGCTGCAAAGTAAAATGCGAGTGGTGCTGCGAGTGGAGGTCGAGGCAGTGAAATTTTTGAAGGAGGAACCACTGAGGCTGGATGCTTTACTGAAACGATGCAGAAACGTCACAGATACACTTGCAATGCTTAGGAG GCAGGTATCCGAGGGCCTATGGAAGACGCCGGAAGACTTTGACAGCTCCTTAGATGTTGACTTTACAAAGAGCTGTGATTTGGACATCCTAACAAGTCCGTCTCTGACCAGTCTACCCGACTTCACAGGCACTTTAACGGGGACTACAATTCTGTCAGGTTCCCTGACAACCAACTCTGCCAGCTTAG GCTCCGGTGCCAGCCTGTCTTGTGCTCTCGGCACCAGTCTGGGCTCATGTCTGAGTGGTGCGGCTGGTTTAGCAGGCACTACCACTCTTGGAAACTGGTTGGCAAGCACCGGAGTTGTAGACAGCAGCCTGCCTGAACAGGATGTCACCTCAGCAGGGACACCAAAGAGCCGGGGAATCGAGGATCTGCCTTCACGGAGAGAAACTGACAAAGGAGTGTCCGTGGAAGTTCGTCTG GCAGCGGAGCGCGACTGGGAAGAAAAGCGGGCAAGTTTAACCCAGTTTAGTGCCCAGGACATAAATCGTCTTTTGGAGGAGACGCAAGCCGAACTGATGAAGGCCATCCCCGATCTGGATTTTGCTGCCAAGCAGATCACCAAACCGGCGGTGCCTCCGAAACCGCACCTCTCCTCTTTACCCAAACCTGCTTCACCGTCCTCCACACCAAGCTGTACGCCTGAACACCAGCCGGGAAAGCCGCCACCCAAACCAGCCGGGAAGGAAGGCATTCAACGGAGAGAATCAG GGGAGCTGACCGTTCCGCGGTATCGCACGGAGAAGCCGTCCAAGTCTCcgccacctccaccaccacgcCGCAGTTTTCCATCGAGCCACAGGCTCACGACCAACAGCAGTGGCGAGGTCGTCATCGTTAACAAAAGCATCAAT AAACCTGAAAAGAACGAAAACTGTGAGTCCGATGCTCAAGTCCAATCTCAGACTCCACCCGTTAAACTCAGACGCCCTTCGACCTCCGACGGCCCGCGACCCTCTTCCACGCCACCGGTTATCGCTGCTTCTGGGATGAGGGAAGATGAGAACGAGGAGGAGAAGATCATAGCAGAgcttgag AACGCGGGAACTCCTCCAGGGTCGGCGAAAACGCCAGCGTCCTCGTCCTCATCTCGCCTGAAGCAGCTACAGCAGGGTGGTCTGGAGCAGAAGAACAGGAAGCAGCGTGAGCAGCAGGGCCAGCAGCAGGTATTTCACTTCTGA
- the zgc:114120 gene encoding SRC kinase signaling inhibitor 1 isoform X10, protein MGDADLALGFSRSNRLRQSLPLARSPSQNKFRPPGVLFLQFGDETRRVHLSHELSSMETLHALIVHVFPQQLNMSALRSPATAILIKDEARNVFYELDDPRRIHDRCVLKIYCRDTPYNTQHHHAHHGHVANGDMRRELVYTSRDSSPTRRLNALPSSSSPSASPSRPHSRLSYASVRPSSYAGPTPSPQAQPYQHQHQNPNHPAFCPSPSAILERRDVRPDEEVPASPSKSVVLLKNEMAYADPYALVHGVASPQSIAFRRGSLRSLSPYSAAALHCEFDPALYRPGGPLYTEPYGSMGFRTLPPASPQKLEPYRGHSGRGSPGRQGFRKDGTVYVEGHKARVGGPLLDQMCVMGGAGGEGVALAGYETDTRSRERMEAMEKQIASLTGLVQSVLTRAPDSPDKAETGSDCSAPETARSRKGKEKATTPSAPLALMPPPPTGTSQPITMSRLQMQLRLSDLQRSTTELRKQLSQLRKIQMQNQDSVHTLLRQAEADLGLCLIEASRTQEDPLQRQRLLVEEERLRYLNEEELIIQQLHDLERSVEEMKMGAGLNHRLVTEQEVEQKSQELRRLGETLTKLKNQFPTLQSKMRVVLRVEVEAVKFLKEEPLRLDALLKRCRNVTDTLAMLRRQVSEGLWKTPEDFDSSLDVDFTKSCDLDILTSPSLTSLPDFTGTLTGTTILSGSLTTNSASLGSGASLSCALGTSLGSCLSGAAGLAGTTTLGNWLASTGVVDSSLPEQDVTSAGTPKSRGIEDLPSRRETDKGVSVEVRLAAERDWEEKRASLTQFSAQDINRLLEETQAELMKAIPDLDFAAKQITKPAVPPKPHLSSLPKPASPSSTPSCTPEHQPGKPPPKPAGKEGIQRRESDRTTVGELTVPRYRTEKPSKSPPPPPPRRSFPSSHRLTTNSSGEVVIVNKSINKPEKNENCESDAQVQSQTPPVKLRRPSTSDGPRPSSTPPVIAASGMREDENEEEKIIAELENAGTPPGSAKTPASSSSSRLKQLQQGGLEQKNRKQREQQGQQQVFHF, encoded by the exons ATGGGCGACGCTGACCTCGCCCTTGGCTTTAGCCGCTCCAACCGGCTCAGACAGAGCTTGCCACTAGCTCGCTCTCCCAGCCAGAACAAGTTTCGCCCACCAG GCGTTTTGTTCCTGCAGTTTGGTGATGAGACACGGCGGGTTCACCTCAGCCACGAGCTGAGCAGCATGGAGACTCTGCACGCGCTGATCGTTCACGTGTTCCCTCAGCAGCTGAACATGAGTGCGCTCCGATCGCCTGCCACCGCCATCCTCATCAAAGACGAGGCACGCAACGTCTTCTATGAGCTGGACGACCCTCGCCGCATCCATGACCGCTGCGTCCTCAAGATCTACTGCCGAGACACACCCTACAACACTCAGCACCACCATGCACACCACGGCCACGTTGCCAATGGAGACATGCGG AGGGAGCTGGTATACACGTCACGCGACTCTTCTCCCACTCGCCGTTTGAATGCGCTCCCTTCGTCCTCCTCTCCATCAGCCTCCCCGTCTCGTCCACACTCCCGCCTGTCCTATGCGTCTGTCCGACCTTCCTCATATGCTGGTCCAACCCCGTCCCCTCAAGCTCAACCATACCAGCACCAGCACCAGAACCCCAACCACCCCGCCTTCTGCCCCTCCCCAAGTGCCATCCTGGAGCGGCGTGATGTCCGACCAGATGAAGAGGTGCCAGCATCACCATCCAAGAGTGTGGTGCTTCTGAAAAATGAGATGGCATATGCTGATCCGTATGCACTTGTCCATGGAGTGGCTTCACCCCAGTCAATCGCTTTCCGACGTGGTTCACTGCGTTCCCTGAGCCCGTATTCGGCTGCTGCGTTGCACTGCGAATTTGACCCTGCCCTCTACAGGCCCGGAGGACCGCTCTACACCGAGCCTTATGGCTCCATGGGCTTCCGAACTTTGCCACCTGCATCACCGCAGAAACTCGAGCCGTACAGGGGACACTCGGGACGAGGATCTCCCGGAAGGCAGGGCTTCCGGAAAGATGGGACGGTGTATGTTGAGGGCCATAAAGCTCGAGTCGGGGGCCCTCTCCTGGACCAGATGTGTGTTATGGGTGGAGCAGGAGGAGAGGGCGTGGCACTGGCAGGTTATGAAACTGACACAAG ATCCAGGGAGCGAATGGAGGCCATGGAGAAACAGATTGCCAGTTTGACTGGTCTGGTCCAGAGTGTCCTTACCCGGGCACCAGACAGTCC TGACAAggcagaaacaggaagtgactgcTCAGCACCTGAGA ctGCCAGGTCTAGAAAAGGTAAAGAAAAag CCACGACTCCCTCGGCTCCCCTGGCCCTAATGCCCCCGCCGCCCACCGGGACATCTCAGCCGATTACAATGTCTCGCTTACAAATGCAGCTGCGTCTCAGCGACTTGCAACGGAGTACGACGGAGCTACGCAAGCAGCTGTCACAGTTACGCAAAATACAG ATGCAGAATCAAGACTCGGTGCATACTCTGCTGCGGCAAGCTGAGGCCGATTTGGGTCTTTGCCTTATCGAAGCGTCTCGGACGCAGGAGGATCCTCTACAACGCCAGCGCCTCCTTGTGGAGGAAGAGAGACTGCGCTATCTCAACGAAGAGGAACTGATTATACAGCAGCTACA tgaTTTGGAACGTTCAGTGGAGGAAATGAAGATGGGAGCAGGGCTAAACCATCGATTGGTGACAGAACAGGAAGTGGAACAGAAAAGCCAAGAGCTCCGGAGGCTTGGAGAGACGCTGACCAAGCTTAAGA ATCAATTTCCGACGCTGCAAAGTAAAATGCGAGTGGTGCTGCGAGTGGAGGTCGAGGCAGTGAAATTTTTGAAGGAGGAACCACTGAGGCTGGATGCTTTACTGAAACGATGCAGAAACGTCACAGATACACTTGCAATGCTTAGGAG GCAGGTATCCGAGGGCCTATGGAAGACGCCGGAAGACTTTGACAGCTCCTTAGATGTTGACTTTACAAAGAGCTGTGATTTGGACATCCTAACAAGTCCGTCTCTGACCAGTCTACCCGACTTCACAGGCACTTTAACGGGGACTACAATTCTGTCAGGTTCCCTGACAACCAACTCTGCCAGCTTAG GCTCCGGTGCCAGCCTGTCTTGTGCTCTCGGCACCAGTCTGGGCTCATGTCTGAGTGGTGCGGCTGGTTTAGCAGGCACTACCACTCTTGGAAACTGGTTGGCAAGCACCGGAGTTGTAGACAGCAGCCTGCCTGAACAGGATGTCACCTCAGCAGGGACACCAAAGAGCCGGGGAATCGAGGATCTGCCTTCACGGAGAGAAACTGACAAAGGAGTGTCCGTGGAAGTTCGTCTG GCAGCGGAGCGCGACTGGGAAGAAAAGCGGGCAAGTTTAACCCAGTTTAGTGCCCAGGACATAAATCGTCTTTTGGAGGAGACGCAAGCCGAACTGATGAAGGCCATCCCCGATCTGGATTTTGCTGCCAAGCAGATCACCAAACCGGCGGTGCCTCCGAAACCGCACCTCTCCTCTTTACCCAAACCTGCTTCACCGTCCTCCACACCAAGCTGTACGCCTGAACACCAGCCGGGAAAGCCGCCACCCAAACCAGCCGGGAAGGAAGGCATTCAACGGAGAGAATCAG ACCGAACGACCGTAGGGGAGCTGACCGTTCCGCGGTATCGCACGGAGAAGCCGTCCAAGTCTCcgccacctccaccaccacgcCGCAGTTTTCCATCGAGCCACAGGCTCACGACCAACAGCAGTGGCGAGGTCGTCATCGTTAACAAAAGCATCAAT AAACCTGAAAAGAACGAAAACTGTGAGTCCGATGCTCAAGTCCAATCTCAGACTCCACCCGTTAAACTCAGACGCCCTTCGACCTCCGACGGCCCGCGACCCTCTTCCACGCCACCGGTTATCGCTGCTTCTGGGATGAGGGAAGATGAGAACGAGGAGGAGAAGATCATAGCAGAgcttgag AACGCGGGAACTCCTCCAGGGTCGGCGAAAACGCCAGCGTCCTCGTCCTCATCTCGCCTGAAGCAGCTACAGCAGGGTGGTCTGGAGCAGAAGAACAGGAAGCAGCGTGAGCAGCAGGGCCAGCAGCAGGTATTTCACTTCTGA